The genomic DNA ACAATGATCCAAATAGACCAAATCGGATCTCAAAAACTCAGTTCAGGTGTGAGGTGTGGAAAACTTTAATGCACTGTCACAACACAGAGTAGCGGGTTTGCAATGCACAATATAATCACACAACAAAATAGAGAAGACCAATGAATTGAACACTTAAAGAACAAAACTGAGTTCCCTTATTAGTCAAAATAATGTTAAGAGCAAATGGTTTGCTTGACTAGATGCTGCTTAACAAAGTTTCTGTCCTTCAAATCTAAGCTCTGCATGTATATGGTCTTATAAGATTTCTCTAAAGGTACTGTTTACAACATACTAACAGTCACATTCAAGAAAGCTGCAGATATAACAACTTAAGCTTGAAAAATAATGCAGTAAAGAGAGTACTAAGCTTCAAAAAATAACACgaaagttatttttaaaattatgatactattcaataaagttcaaaaaagcaaaatagTACATTACCTTCGGGCTGACAGCAATAGTTGTTCTGCATCTGTGTACTTGTTACTTTCAATTAAATAACAAGCAGTGTTGAATGCCAACTCAAAACTGCTAGTTGCTTTGACCCTAAGTGTATCCATCATTCTTTGCACTTCAGAAGCCCTCCCAGAGGCGACCAAACTAGCAACAGAGTTTATTTCTAATGATTCAATCTTGGATTTTTGAAGCTTGAGATAAATATCCATGCAAGCGTCCATTTTTCCCAGACGATACAGAATCTGAGACTCTAACAACATGGCTGTAGAATTCCCCTCTAGGCTTTTCAAGGACTCCAAAGCTTCATCTAGTTTGTTTTGTCTGTATAAGCAGTATGCCTATTTAGAGatagcaaaagcaaaataagaaCATAATTGACGCATTATATGAATGCTCTTGGAGCATTATATACAACCAAATGTAAGCTCGAAAACCTCAGATATATTTGTGGAAAAAAATCCTTAATGAAGTAATATGTAATGATCCACATGGCCGTTTTCGTTTGATTGAGCTCAACATCGATCTAGATGAAATACGATGCATTGGTAAATAAAATGATCGATTGCTTTCACTGCCTTTGCACACAAAGAAAAGGAACTTGATACATTGATTTACAAAATTACACAAATGATACACCTTCAGTTAGAACCTCATCAAAGAAGATCTTCATACATGTAAACAACACAAGCATTCTTAGCTTTAATCAATGTGCAACAAAGAGGTCTGTGCTATTCTTACTTTCAATAGCAAAATAGTCACTGAACAAAAAGATGACAAAATCAATGACTATTTACAAAATTACATGATTAGTTcacttaaatacaaaataatacccAAAGACCGATGACTATTTACTCCTACGCTTCTCAATGATTTCCATTTGGAGAGATTGAATATATTCAAGCTGCATTTTAGACAAGTGGCTTGTATCCATCAtcataatttctctttcttctttcttttgttcccTTGCCTCTTTCCTAAGTTCAACCTCAAGCTTTTGTTTCTCAATACGAATGATCTCCTCCTTTGTTGTAtcgatctctttctttctctcctcaTGTAATCTCTTCTTCGCTTCCGCTAATCCACTCAAACCCTCCATCacaatctctttctctccacaattgttgctctttctttttctctctctctctttcgcaGCCTTCTTGCCTATAGGTCTCTCCAAGGCTACATGTACATCTTGATCATTGTTATCTTCCCCTAAATGTATAACATCTAGCGGATAAGAAGTACTTGTATCAAGGCATTTCCTTTTCAAATCTGATTGAGTCAACATATATTTCTTCCATTTCGGTACTTTCTTCAACATATTCCACAaatgttcaaattgaaatatGGCATTGTTATTCAACTCCTGGTACATAGCCTTTGCCATATTGatctaaaagaaaattcagaaaatgaaaatgattaaaatcttgaatcaaataaatgactaaTTTACACTACTAGTAAGAAATCATTTATACCTTATCTTGCTCACCAATACCACTTTGATTCCTATGTTCAACTTGTTCTAAGTACCCACAGAATTTGTTGATGACTTTTTGGATGAAAGACCATCGATTTGATAAAGAATGTGCAGTCCGTTCTACAGTGGTTTCTTTCTTGTTCTCATTATAGTTCTCCAAAATCCTATCCCAAAATTTGGTGCTTTTTTGAGAATTCCCTTGAATTGGATCAAGGCCAGTATTGAACCAAGCCTTTACTAGTAAAACGTCTTCTTCTATTGAgaagtttgtttttttagtagtaGACTTCTTTTTAGGTTGGGGTGGATTTTCATTGTTGTATTGACGCCCCTCTTGTAAGAGCATGGTGAAGCTTTGGGAAGGAGTTTCATTGAACTCTTGTAACCCCTCTTGTGAGTCCATGAGTGCAAGTAGCTGAATgaaaaaaaaggaactaaaaatatcataaatttgGTTCCATTCATGGATCCATGTAACATTAAAGATGTACACATAACATCCTAATTTGCCTTGAACCAGTCCCTTAACAATAAGGAGAATAAACTCTAAATTATATTCAAAGATGCACTTTTGGCTTGGGAAATCAAAGAGTACAAAAGCACTCAAAGACTAAGCTGTAAATTTAAATTGAAGCAACACATTATTCAATCTATGGTGCTAGCTACAATGTGGGATCTACTACCCTAATTTATTGGGTTCGATTAACAATGTAAATACACATTTAAGATGGGAGGTGTGTGGCACTTTACATATCACTGCAAATTGCAGAAAATGTAGGCTCTACAAAActtgaggaagaagaggatATCTACCCCAACT from Corylus avellana chromosome ca6, CavTom2PMs-1.0 includes the following:
- the LOC132183590 gene encoding uncharacterized protein LOC132183590, whose amino-acid sequence is MLLESQILYRLGKMDACMDIYLKLQKSKIESLEINSVASLVASGRASEVQRMMDTLRVKATSSFELAFNTACYLIESNKYTDAEQLLLSARRIGQETLLDENLPDDEIEIELAPIAVQLAYVQQVRLLPPKEPHKMQLQSNPSLHPSRQERSLGVN